In Streptomyces sannanensis, the DNA window GCACGGCCGCGAGCGTCGGCTTGGGGAAGGCCGCGAGCGCCTCCTCGGCCCGTACTGCCAGATCGCGCGGCTTCTGGCCGGGGCCGGGAGAGCGCAGCGAGGTGATGTCGGCGCCCGCGCAGAAGGTTTCCCCGTCACCCGTCAGTATCAGTGCCCGTACGGCGGGGTCGGCGGCCAGAGTGCCGAGGAGGGGCGGCAGCGCGCGCCACATGGCCGTGGTCATGGCGTTGCGTTTCGCGGGATGGCTGATGACGACGGTGGCGATGCCGTCCGCGACGGTGTGCTTCAGCTGCGGCTCCATGCGCCGGATGCTATCCGGGCAGGCCAAACCTATGATCGGAAAGGGGGTTGGAAGCGCGGCAGAGGAGGCGCTGATGGCCCGCACCGCTCATCGGACCCGTCCCGACCACGAGCGCAGCAAGCTCAACAGACAACTGACCGTGCTGGTGCTGCTCGGCGGGATTCTGGTGGCCTGTGGGCTGCTCGGGCTCATCTACACCGGCCTGGCCACGCTCACCTCGATGCTGCTCTTCGGCTGGCTGCTGCTGATCGGCGGTGTGGTCGGCCTGCTGCACGCGGTGCAGTCGCGCGGTGAGAACTTCTTCTGGCTCGCGCTCGTGGTGGCCGCGCTGAATCTGGCGGCCGGTGTGATCGTGATCCTGCATCCGCACGGAACCGCGGAGGCACTCACCATGTTCGCCGCCCTGCTCTTCCTCTCCGGAGGTGTCTTCCGGCTGGTGGGCGGTCTGATCGTGAGGGGGCCGCAGCTCGGCTGGACCCTGGTGCAGGGAGCGTTCGGCATCTTGCTGGGCGTGCTGGTGCTCGCCCACTGGCCCGAGAGCAGCCGGTACGTCCTGGGTGCCCTCTTCTCACTCTGGCTGCTCTTCGACGGTCTCGGACTGATCGCGATCGGCACCGGTGGCCGCAGAATCGTTCGGCTTGTCGCGGATACCGACATGGCGCCAAAAAAGAATCAGGGTCCGTCAGTGAGCTGACACGATCGGAAGGCCCCGGGCAAAGGGCATCGATAACCGCAGACTTGCGTGCAGCTATGCGGTCCGGACCAAATCGTTCCCAACACTCGACGTGTGGTGACAACCGAGCACGAGGGTGGGTACCGGAATATGGAGATCTGCGGGAGTGTCCCACCCGACCACGCACCGGCCCGGCCACTGTCGTACGAAGGTGTCTGGCGTTTCACGGCTCCCGCGGCCGAAGCCTCCGTCCCGCAGGCCCGTCACGCCGTACGCGACCTGCTCCACCGGCAGGGCGTACCGGCGCACGACGATCTGATCCACGGTCTGCTGGTGATCGTCTCCGAGCTGGTCACCAACGCGGTGCGCCACGCCGCCCTGCTCTCACCCGAGGTCGCCGTGGAGGTGGCGGTCGGCGCCGAGTGGATCAGGGTGTCGGTCGAGGACAATCACCCCTACCGGCCCAAGGCGCTGGAGACCGACTACGACCGGGCCGGCGGACGCGGTCTGTTGCTCGTACGCGAGATCACCCGCGAGGCCGGCGGGGTGTGCGACGTGGAACAGACCGCGAACGGAGGCAAGATCGTGTGGGCCGCGCTGCCGCTCGGCCCACACGGCGCGAGGCCGCTGTAGGGCCCGCGTCACCAGCCCGCTTCGGGGCCCGTCAGCTCCCTGATCGCCGGACGCGCCGCGTCCAGCACCGTCATGAACCATGCGGAGAACGGCACCTCCGCGTGCCGCGCGGCCAGCTCCTCCGGGGTGACGAAGGCCGTGTCGTCGACCTCCTCCGGGTCCGGACGTACGGAGGCCTGCACCAGCCCCACGAAGAGATGGTTGTACTCCTGCTCGACCAGGCCCGAGGCCGGGTCCGGGTGGTTGTACCGCACCGTGCCGGCCGCGGCGAGCAGTGCGGGCGAGATACCCAGCTCCTCATGCGTGCGCCGGGCGGCCGCAGTGAAGGGCGCCTCGCCCGGATAGGGATGCCCGCAGCAGGTGTTCGACCAGACACCGGGGGAGTGGTACTTGCCCAGTGCGCGGCGCTGGAGCAGTAGTCGCCCGGAGGTGTCGAACAGGAATACGGAGAACGCCCTGTGCAGCAGACCGGGCGCCTGGTGGGCGGAGAGCTTCTCCGCCGTGCCGATGGTGTTGCCGCTCTCGTCGACCAGTTCGAGCATGATCGCTTCAGCGGTGCCGTTCGACGAACTGTTCGCCGCGGGGGCTGGTGTGGTCGGCATAACCATCCTTCACTTCGGTCCTCGGCCGTCAGGGGCGCCGGGCCCCCTCAGTCTGCCGCACATCAGGGGCTTGTCCGCACATCGACAGCGCCCGTATGTCCGTTCACATCAGACGCCGGAGGCCTCCGGATAGTTGATCGTGCCCCGTGGCGCCGCCCCGGAAGTGCCCGGGCAGGCTCTCAGAGGCAGAGTCTCGTCTCGTGCTCGGCATGTCCCGAGGGCTCGAGCTGAAAGGTGCAGTGCTCCACGTCGAAGTGATCGCCGAGGCAGCCCTGGAGATCGTGGAGCAGCTTCTCGTGCCCGATCGAGTCCAGCGCGTCACCGCTCACCACGACATGTGCTGAGAGCACCGGCATACCGGACGTGATCGTCCACGCGTGCAGATCGTGGATGTCCTCCACACCCGGAAGAGCCAGGATGTGGGCCCGGACCTCGCCCATGTCGACGTCCTTGGGGGCCGCCTCCAGCAGGACGTTCAGCGTCTCGTGCAGCAGCTTCACCGTACGCGGGACGATCATCAGGCCGATCACCAGAGAGGCGATCGGGTCGGCCTGCTGCCAGCCGGTGGTCATGATGACCGCGGCCGAGATCAGCACCGCCACCGAACCGAGGGCGTCCGCCAGCACCTCCAGGAAGGCGCCGCGCACATTGAGGCTCTCCTTCTGGCCGCGCATGAGCAGTGCCAGCGAGATCATGTTGGCAAACAGGCCGATCAGGGCGAAGACGATGGTCAGCCCGCCCCGGGTCTCGGCCGGTGTGATCAGCCGGTGGATCGCCTCGACCAGGACATAGCCGCCGACGCACAGCAGCAGCAGACAGTTGGCGAGCGCCGCGAGAATCTCGGCGCGGGCGTAGCCGAAGGTCCGGCTCAGGCTGGGCGGACGGTTGGCGAAGTGGATCGCCAGCAGCGCCATCGCCAGTCCGAGCGCGTCCGTCGCCATGTGCGCCGCGTCGGCGATCAGTGCGAGGGAGTCGGCGAGCAGACCACCGGTGATCTCCACAACCATCACGGTCAGGGTGATGCCCAGCGCGATACTCAGCCGGCCCTTGTACGCGGCGGCGGCGGTACCCGTCGGCGGCGGTCCTCCGTGTGTGTGCCCGTGGTCGTGCCCAGCCCCCATGAAGGCCGCCTCCCTCGTTCGTTGCTCCGCGGGTCTGCCCGATCCGTCCGGGAGCCAAGTGAACTACGGGTGGGGGGTATCTGCAAGACGGGACTGAACACCGTTGTCATATGCTCTGACCTGCGGAAACGTCCGCAGGTCAGAGCACCGGAACGATCACTCGGTGAAGGCCCCCGGGTGCCGCAGACGCCAGCCCTCCCACGCCGACTCGACCATCTCGCGCACCCCGCGCCGGGCCTTGAAGCCCAGCTCCTCGGCGATCAGCCCGGCTGCGGCCACGGCCTTCGCCGAGTCACCGGGGCGGCGCGGTTCCACCACCGGCGCCAGATCACTGCGGGTGACCTCGGCCACCAGAACGGCCAGCTCGCGCACGGACACACCCTCGCCCCGGCCGATGTTCACCGTCAGATCACCGGGGCCCTCCTGGGCGGCCAGCCGCCGGGCCGCCGCGAGGTGCGCCTCCGCGAGATCCGCGACATGGATGTAGTCACGGATGCAGGTCCCGTCCGGCGTCGGATAGTCGTCGCCGAAGATACGCGGGGCCTCACCCCTGGTGATCCGGTCGAAGAACATCGGGATGACATTGAACACACCGATGTCCGCGAGCGCCGGCTCGGCCGCACCCGCCACGTTGAAGTACCGCAGACAGGCCGTCGCGATGCCGTGGGCCCGCCCTGCCGCCCGCACCAGCCACTCCCCGGCGAGCTTGGTCTCCCCGTAGGGGTTGATGGGCACGCACGGGGTGTCCTCTGTGATGAGGTCCACGTCCGGTACGCCGTAGACGGCCGCCGAGGAGGAGAAGAGGAACCGCTTGATGCCGGCCGCGGCCACCGCCTCCAGCAGCACGGTCAGGCCGTACACATTTTCCCGGTAGTAGCGCAGGGGCTGCTCGACGGACTCCGCGACCTGCTTCTTCGCTGCGAGATGCACCACACCCCGGACGCCGTACTCGGCGAACGTACGGTCGAGCAGCTCCCGGTCCGCGATCGAACCGCGTACCAGCGGGATCCCGGAGGGGAGCCGCTCGGGAACGCCCGCCGACGTGTCGTCGAGGACGACGACACGCTCACCTGCCTCGTCCATCGCTCGTGCCACATGAGCGCCGATGTAACCCGCTCCACCTGTGATCAGCCATGTCATAACGGCCACCCTAGGGCCTTCCGGGCCGCGTTTTGTGGGGTTGGCCTTGATCGACCATGATGACCCGGGCGCGCCGCCCTCCGGCGCCACCGATACTCTCAGGCCGACGTGCCACCCGCCCCCAGTTCCAAGGAGTGAGTTCGTCTGTCGATCGCCATCCTCACCGGTCCGCCGGTACCCGGGTCGCCACTCGAAGGCGATCTGCGGTCGCTGGGCTTTGACGTACGGACGCCCTCCGAGGCGCAGGACACCGCCGCCCTGCTGGCCGCCGTTCCGGCGGGCGAGCGTGTCGCCGTCGTCGACCCGCGCTTCGTGGGCCATGTGCACACCCTCCGTCTCGCCCTGACGGACCCCCGCTTCGCGGCGGCCTCGGTTCCCGGCGCGCTGACGGCGAAGCCGGAGGCCCGCGCCTCCCTGGCATGGGCCCTGACCGCGGTTCCGGAAGGGGCCGAGAGCCTGCCCGACCGGATCGCGGGAGCCCTCGAGGCGGACGGCACCGCCGTGCACCGGCCCGAACTCGGGTCCCTCGTCGGGACCGTTCCCGCCGACGACGCCGCGCGCGTGGACGCGCAGGCCGCCGTCGCCGCGGTCGACGACGAGGCCGTGCGGCTGCGTTCCGCCGTGAAGGCCCGCGACGGCTTCTTCACGACCTTCTGCATCAGCCCGTACTCGCGTTACATCGCACGCTGGTGCGCACGCCGGGGCTTCACCCCGAACCAGGTCACCACCGCGTCGCTGCTCACCGCGCTGATCGCGGCCGGCTGCGCGGCGACCGGCACCCGGGGCGGTTTCATCGCCGCGGGCGCCCTGCTGATCTTCTCCTTCGTCCTGGACTGCACGGACGGGCAGCTCGCCCGCTACTCGCTGCAGTACTCGACTCTCGGAGCGTGGCTGGACGCCACCTTCGACCGGGCCAAGGAGTACGCGTACTACGCGGGCCTCGCCATCGGCGCCACCCGGGGCGGCGACGACGTATGGGCGCTCGCCCTCGGCGCGATGGTGCTGCAGACGTGCCGCCATGTCGTGGACTTCTCCTTCAACGAGGCGAACCACGACGCGACCGCCAACACGAGCCCCACCGCCGCCCTCTCCGACCGGCTCGACAGCGTCGGCTGGACGGTCTGGGTGCGCCGGATGATCGTCCTGCCGATCGGCGAGCGCTGGGCGATGATCGCGGTGCTGACCGCCGCGACGACGCCCAGGATCACCTTCTACGCCCTGCTCATCGGCTGTGCCTTCGCCGCCTGCTACACCACGGCGGGCCGGGTGCTGCGCTCGCTGACCCGCAGGGCACAGAGAACCGACCGCGCGGCCCGGGCGCTCGCAGACCTCGCCGATTCGGGGCCGATCGCGGAGCTGGTCGCTCGCGCGATGGGCCGCCTCAAGGGGCTCCCGCCGTACGGCTCCCGTGCGCTGATCGCTGCCGAGGGCGCTGTGCTGCTGACCGCGGCGGCGTGGTTCCTGCCCTTCGGTAGCCTGTGG includes these proteins:
- a CDS encoding HdeD family acid-resistance protein gives rise to the protein MARTAHRTRPDHERSKLNRQLTVLVLLGGILVACGLLGLIYTGLATLTSMLLFGWLLLIGGVVGLLHAVQSRGENFFWLALVVAALNLAAGVIVILHPHGTAEALTMFAALLFLSGGVFRLVGGLIVRGPQLGWTLVQGAFGILLGVLVLAHWPESSRYVLGALFSLWLLFDGLGLIAIGTGGRRIVRLVADTDMAPKKNQGPSVS
- a CDS encoding ATP-binding protein, translated to MEICGSVPPDHAPARPLSYEGVWRFTAPAAEASVPQARHAVRDLLHRQGVPAHDDLIHGLLVIVSELVTNAVRHAALLSPEVAVEVAVGAEWIRVSVEDNHPYRPKALETDYDRAGGRGLLLVREITREAGGVCDVEQTANGGKIVWAALPLGPHGARPL
- the idi gene encoding isopentenyl-diphosphate Delta-isomerase, with product MPTTPAPAANSSSNGTAEAIMLELVDESGNTIGTAEKLSAHQAPGLLHRAFSVFLFDTSGRLLLQRRALGKYHSPGVWSNTCCGHPYPGEAPFTAAARRTHEELGISPALLAAAGTVRYNHPDPASGLVEQEYNHLFVGLVQASVRPDPEEVDDTAFVTPEELAARHAEVPFSAWFMTVLDAARPAIRELTGPEAGW
- a CDS encoding cation diffusion facilitator family transporter, whose protein sequence is MGAGHDHGHTHGGPPPTGTAAAAYKGRLSIALGITLTVMVVEITGGLLADSLALIADAAHMATDALGLAMALLAIHFANRPPSLSRTFGYARAEILAALANCLLLLCVGGYVLVEAIHRLITPAETRGGLTIVFALIGLFANMISLALLMRGQKESLNVRGAFLEVLADALGSVAVLISAAVIMTTGWQQADPIASLVIGLMIVPRTVKLLHETLNVLLEAAPKDVDMGEVRAHILALPGVEDIHDLHAWTITSGMPVLSAHVVVSGDALDSIGHEKLLHDLQGCLGDHFDVEHCTFQLEPSGHAEHETRLCL
- the galE gene encoding UDP-glucose 4-epimerase GalE yields the protein MTWLITGGAGYIGAHVARAMDEAGERVVVLDDTSAGVPERLPSGIPLVRGSIADRELLDRTFAEYGVRGVVHLAAKKQVAESVEQPLRYYRENVYGLTVLLEAVAAAGIKRFLFSSSAAVYGVPDVDLITEDTPCVPINPYGETKLAGEWLVRAAGRAHGIATACLRYFNVAGAAEPALADIGVFNVIPMFFDRITRGEAPRIFGDDYPTPDGTCIRDYIHVADLAEAHLAAARRLAAQEGPGDLTVNIGRGEGVSVRELAVLVAEVTRSDLAPVVEPRRPGDSAKAVAAAGLIAEELGFKARRGVREMVESAWEGWRLRHPGAFTE
- a CDS encoding DUF5941 domain-containing protein translates to MSIAILTGPPVPGSPLEGDLRSLGFDVRTPSEAQDTAALLAAVPAGERVAVVDPRFVGHVHTLRLALTDPRFAAASVPGALTAKPEARASLAWALTAVPEGAESLPDRIAGALEADGTAVHRPELGSLVGTVPADDAARVDAQAAVAAVDDEAVRLRSAVKARDGFFTTFCISPYSRYIARWCARRGFTPNQVTTASLLTALIAAGCAATGTRGGFIAAGALLIFSFVLDCTDGQLARYSLQYSTLGAWLDATFDRAKEYAYYAGLAIGATRGGDDVWALALGAMVLQTCRHVVDFSFNEANHDATANTSPTAALSDRLDSVGWTVWVRRMIVLPIGERWAMIAVLTAATTPRITFYALLIGCAFAACYTTAGRVLRSLTRRAQRTDRAARALADLADSGPIAELVARAMGRLKGLPPYGSRALIAAEGAVLLTAAAWFLPFGSLWTVAAAAFYAVGSGVAVALPLKGALDWLVPPVFRAAEYGTVLILAAKSGVDGALPAAFGLVAAVAYHHYDTVYRIRGGTGAPPRWLVRTAGGHEGRTLVVVALAAVLGTRNTDFTVALAVLAVAVALVVLGESIRFWVSSGAPAVHDEGEPA